CTTGATGACATCAAACGCAAGATCACGCCGAAAACGCGTGGTATTGTGCTGATCAACCCGAACAACCCAACGGGCGCAGTATATAGCCGTGACTTCCTCTTAGAAGTGATTGAAGTGGCTCGCCAGCACAAGCTGATCATTTTTGCTGATGAAATCTACGACAAAGTCCTTTATGACGGTGCAACGCACACATCTGTTGCGACGCTGACTGAAGATGTCTTGGTCGTGACTTTTAACGGTCTTTCCAAAGCATACCGTGTCTGTGGTTTCCGCGGCGGTTGGATGTTCCTAACGGGGCCAAAGCAAAACGCACAAGGCTATATCGCCGGCCTAGAGATTCTCTCTTCAATGCGTTTGTGTGCTAACGTTCCAATGCAGCATGCGATTCAAACCGCGTTAGGCGGTTACCAAAGTATCAATGAACTGATTCTGCCGGGTGGGCGGCTGCTTGAGCAACGTGATCGCGCATGGGAACTGATCAACCAAGTACCGGGCGTATCGTGTGTGAAACCAAAAGGCGCAATGTACCTTTTCCCGAAAATCGACACGAAGAAATACAAAATCCATGATGACCAAAAAATGGTGTTTGATTTCTTGGTTCAGGAAA
This is a stretch of genomic DNA from Vibrio panuliri. It encodes these proteins:
- a CDS encoding pyridoxal phosphate-dependent aminotransferase, translating into MQNIGMSSKLDNVCYDIRGPVLKHAKRMEEEGHKILKLNIGNPAPFGFDAPDEILVDVIRNLPTSQGYCDSKGIYSARKAVVQHYQKKGIRSLDVEDVYIGNGASELIVMSMQALLNNGDEMLVPAPDYPLWTASVALSGGKAVHYMCDEEADWYPDLDDIKRKITPKTRGIVLINPNNPTGAVYSRDFLLEVIEVARQHKLIIFADEIYDKVLYDGATHTSVATLTEDVLVVTFNGLSKAYRVCGFRGGWMFLTGPKQNAQGYIAGLEILSSMRLCANVPMQHAIQTALGGYQSINELILPGGRLLEQRDRAWELINQVPGVSCVKPKGAMYLFPKIDTKKYKIHDDQKMVFDFLVQEKVLLVQGSGFNWPKPDHFRIVTLPHVEDLETAIGRFERFLSTYSQ